In Planctomycetia bacterium, the DNA window GTCGCCGTTGATGTTGATACGTGGGGTGCCGTCGGCCCGGCGATTTCCTTCGGCTCCGTGCAACGCGAGGTAACCGTTCCAGCCGCGGTCGAACGAGCCATCGTTGTTGTCGACGTTCTCGGGCAATAGCACGTCGCGTTCTGCCGCATCGACTAAGCCGTTGCGATCGACGTCGAGCCCAAACAGGTGCGCCCGCGTTACGCCTTGAACCAGCAACAATTCTTCGAGCGTATCGAGCGGTCCGTTTTTGGGAGCGTAGGCCGGCGCAAGGCCCGAATAGTAGCTCGCTTCTGCGCCGAACTCGCGAGGTTCGTCGTCATCATCGAGCCAGTCGAGAATCGAATCGGCGATCTCTTCGCTCATACCCGGCACCGCCATCAGGCGCGTTCGTTGTTTCGTCTCGTCGGTATGGAGCGTCAGCAGGGCATTGAGGTTCAGCTTTGCGGATTCGTCTTCGAGCCCATAACGGAGCGACGTCTCGCTCCCTGCGGTGTGCGTCGAAGCCAGGATCGAGAAGCGGGCTCGGTCGGCGGGGTGCGCATCGTCGATGATGGTAATGGCTCGCAACTCAGCGGGATTGTCGTAAAGGCCGCCTTTTTCGCGGAGCATCGCGGTGTCGAGTTTCAATAGCGAGTGCAACTTCTCGGCCCCGCTTTCGCAGAGCAGCCGAGCCTGCACCGAGCGTCCGAAGGCATCGGCCGCTTGATACTCGGCGAACATCAGATCGGCAAAGGTATAAGCGGCGAACGAGAGCAACGTAACCACGACGAGCACGACGATGATCGCCATACCGCGGCGCGTCTTACGCGAAGAATGGTCGTTCATTTCGTGGTCTCCACGGAAGACGACTGAGAGCTGTCGGTACCGGTAGAAGACGAAGAAGCCGACGCTCGTGCGGCCGGAATACTTACGACCGAGCGGTATGTTTGCGGCTGCGTGAGCATTGATGAGGACGAGACGGCCGGCATCTCGGGGGGATGAAGAGTCAGCAGGATTTCCACCGCGGTCGGCAATGTGCCGCCGGATGAGTCCCACACGGTTTGCCATTGCGTGCCGTCGTAGTAGCGAAACTCGATCGCAGCGACTTCTGCCGCGAGCAGTTGAGCATTTCCGGTTCCGACTGCGCCGCCGCTTGCGGAGCCGTAACTTGCGGCGGCACGATCGGAGCTTTGACGATAGAGTCCCATTCCGGTCATAGCAGTGGTTCCGCTTGCTGCACTTCCACTTGTGCCGGCGGGCGACAACGAGAGAAAGTAGCCGACGGTTTTCACATCGCCCGGAGCGTCCGTCGCGGCTCCTGCGAGATTCGTCGCCGAGCCGTTCGCGCTCGGCAAGCGACTGACATCGACTTGCAAACTAAATTGATCGCCGTAAATTCCCGGCGGCTTAATTGTCGACGGTTCCGCTTCGGTCTCTGCGGCAGATGTTTCCGTGGAGTTACCGGAAGAATTCTTGCCGGAGGTGCTTCCGCTCGTTGAGATCGATCCGGATGTTGCGGTGGTCGACGATGACGCCGAGTTGGGCTTCAACGTGCTGAGAGTCGTCAAGGTCTTGAGCGGTTGTAGAGTTTGCACGCCTGACGCACCGGAGCTATTGGAGGAAGTCCCGCCGGTCGAACCGCTCGATGGAGCTGCGCCTCCGGTCGATCCGGAACTCACGCCTCCCGACGTGGACGTTGTCGAAGCGGCAGCTACGGCGATGGCATCGTCGGTTGAACCGGCGCTCGATGCAACCGGCTCGACGTGCGGCACCGCCCCGCGAAGGTCGTCGGCGATGCGTCGCAATAAAGCGCGGGCCAACTGCGCTTGCTCCACTTCCGCCCGCCCGACTTCGGCGACGCGCAGATGGATGTTCAACGCCGAAGCGATCGCGGCGATCAACACGCCCGTGATGACGAGCACCAAGAAAACTTCCAGCAGCGTGTAGCCGTGTCGAGTTTGAAGCTTGGGTTTGTGGCGGGAGCGGAACGCATTCATTGCGATCCTCCGCCTGTAGGCGTCGAGGTCGACGTCGTGCCGCCGACTCCCGCAGTCGTCGTGAGTGGATCGATGATCCAACGGACCAGAGAAAACTCCACCGGCCGCCGCGTAGCCGGGATGTTTTCGATGAGCGTCACCCGAACGGAAAGCAACGTCGGGTCGGTTGCGTTCGGTGTCGCGGTGACCGAATACGACCACTCAGGGTCGGTTTCCAGCGGCACAACGGTCACGTTTGTCGGTGCGACGATGCCTGCCGTGATTTCGGCGAGCTTGCTCTCACAGTGGAGCTGCGCCTTCGAGATTGCGGCGGCCCGATGCGCGCTGCTCAACCCTTGCTCGGCGAGAACGCCGATCGTCGCCAAGCTGCCGACGAGAATCGCCAGAGCCAACAACACTTCGAGCAACGTGAATCCGGAGCTTCGCGAGGCGCGCTTCATGGGGCTTGCCCCCCGTTCATAAGCTCCCCGCTCGTTAGCTCGCTTACGAGAGTCGCGCCGGTGAGCCCGCGCAGCTCCAGTCTTAGAAACATCGTATGTTCGTTGACGAGCGTAAGCTGAGCGCTCGAAGTGGTGCCGTCGGGATGGAAGTAAATGGTCGTCGACGATTGTACGTCGGCAACGGCGGGAGTGCTCGGCTGCGAGAAACCGGCCGGTTGCGGGGCTGGAGTTACGTCGTCGATCGCCGCGACTTGCTGAATCCGAATCCCTTCGGGCAAGGTCCTCGCAACGGCGGCAGCGGCAGCGGCAACTTCCGGGCTCGTCACTGGTTGATCGGCCGGCCCGATACGATAGCGGCCGGTTGTAGAATCGAAGCTGAGCATTTGCAGCTTGCCGCTACGCATCGCCGCGACGCGTCCGCGCGTCAGATCGGCACGAAGTTGGTCGGCTGCTTTACGAAGTCGCTCCGCTGCGAACGGCTTATCGAGCGCCGGCCACACGAGCGCCCCTACGACGATCATCAATGCGAGGGTGAGCCCGATTTCGACGAGCGTGAAGCCGCGGCTGCGCACAGAGCGAGAGGCGGAAAAATTTCGTTTGCGCGGCTGCATGATTTTCTTACGGCGCTACTTCACAGCCGCTTGTTCCCAGTTGCCGACGTCGTCGGCGGTGCCGTCGATGGCGTCGGGACCGGCGGACCAAACGTCGAAACTCGTCGGGTTGTAAGTGCCGGGGGCACGGATCTTATATTCGCCTCCCCAGGGATCTTTCGGCAGGCCTTTATCGAGATAAGGGCCTTTCCATTTCGTCGGATCGACGTCGGCAGGAGCCGTGATCAGCGATTGCAACGAGGTGGGGTAATGCTTCGTGTGCATCCAATAGGTGTTGATCGGCGTTTCGAGCAAGCCGATCTGGCTCTTCGTCGCCTTGACGTCGGAGTCGCTGATGACGTTCTTGAACGACATTGCGACGAGTGAGCCGAGGATCACGAGAATCGCGAGCACAAGCAGCACTTCCATGAGCGTGAAACCGGCGCGCGAGCGACGACGGTGAAGGCGAACATGCATAGACATCGAGAACACTCCGTAAGACGAACGATTGGGGGCGACGAACGTCGAGGTGCCGACCAGCGGCATGTCGACGAACTCGGTAACGGGAAGCTTAAATCGCGGTACTCATTTTAATCACCGGGAGCAACAGAGCGACAGCTAACAATAGCACGACCAAGGCTAAGACCAGCAACATCAGCGGCTCCAGCAATCGAACCAACAAGTCGAGTTGCCGCCAAGTGCGGCGTTCGAGGCCGTCGGCGATGCGAATAAGCACG includes these proteins:
- a CDS encoding general secretion pathway protein GspK is translated as MNDHSSRKTRRGMAIIVVLVVVTLLSFAAYTFADLMFAEYQAADAFGRSVQARLLCESGAEKLHSLLKLDTAMLREKGGLYDNPAELRAITIIDDAHPADRARFSILASTHTAGSETSLRYGLEDESAKLNLNALLTLHTDETKQRTRLMAVPGMSEEIADSILDWLDDDDEPREFGAEASYYSGLAPAYAPKNGPLDTLEELLLVQGVTRAHLFGLDVDRNGLVDAAERDVLLPENVDNNDGSFDRGWNGYLALHGAEGNRRADGTPRININGDDLEKIYADLQAAGQADLASFIVTYRQNGTYTGSGGANTNLATAPPPDFTKTARYRFKTPLDLVGATTSATVQGNTIAVVSPVKNDPLLLGPMLPILMDLLATTDATVVPGRININQAPRALLQGIPGFTAEQVEQIVAMRYPEPTEQMPGSEYPTWLLSRSIVTLDEMKALLPYVTAAGHVYRAQIIGYYDEGGPAARVETLIDATSTVPRRLLWRDLTHLGVGFSTTTLGIAGP
- a CDS encoding GspJ family type II secretion system protein, yielding MNAFRSRHKPKLQTRHGYTLLEVFLVLVITGVLIAAIASALNIHLRVAEVGRAEVEQAQLARALLRRIADDLRGAVPHVEPVASSAGSTDDAIAVAAASTTSTSGGVSSGSTGGAAPSSGSTGGTSSNSSGASGVQTLQPLKTLTTLSTLKPNSASSSTTATSGSISTSGSTSGKNSSGNSTETSAAETEAEPSTIKPPGIYGDQFSLQVDVSRLPSANGSATNLAGAATDAPGDVKTVGYFLSLSPAGTSGSAASGTTAMTGMGLYRQSSDRAAASYGSASGGAVGTGNAQLLAAEVAAIEFRYYDGTQWQTVWDSSGGTLPTAVEILLTLHPPEMPAVSSSSMLTQPQTYRSVVSIPAARASASSSSTGTDSSQSSSVETTK
- a CDS encoding prepilin-type N-terminal cleavage/methylation domain-containing protein, with product MKRASRSSGFTLLEVLLALAILVGSLATIGVLAEQGLSSAHRAAAISKAQLHCESKLAEITAGIVAPTNVTVVPLETDPEWSYSVTATPNATDPTLLSVRVTLIENIPATRRPVEFSLVRWIIDPLTTTAGVGGTTSTSTPTGGGSQ
- a CDS encoding prepilin-type N-terminal cleavage/methylation domain-containing protein, producing the protein MRSRGFTLVEIGLTLALMIVVGALVWPALDKPFAAERLRKAADQLRADLTRGRVAAMRSGKLQMLSFDSTTGRYRIGPADQPVTSPEVAAAAAAVARTLPEGIRIQQVAAIDDVTPAPQPAGFSQPSTPAVADVQSSTTIYFHPDGTTSSAQLTLVNEHTMFLRLELRGLTGATLVSELTSGELMNGGQAP
- the gspG gene encoding type II secretion system major pseudopilin GspG, coding for MSMHVRLHRRRSRAGFTLMEVLLVLAILVILGSLVAMSFKNVISDSDVKATKSQIGLLETPINTYWMHTKHYPTSLQSLITAPADVDPTKWKGPYLDKGLPKDPWGGEYKIRAPGTYNPTSFDVWSAGPDAIDGTADDVGNWEQAAVK